A window of the Sporohalobacter salinus genome harbors these coding sequences:
- the accD gene encoding acetyl-CoA carboxylase, carboxyltransferase subunit beta, with protein sequence MFKDWFGGKKSKYVTVKRQKEKDKDKQDKKEKGKITEELWTKCKDCGEIIFNKKLAQNLKVCLECGYHFRLNAQERLNMLVDEGEFKEHNKDLKTTNPLDFPNYEKKLEKYQEKTGLDEAAVTGEAKIGGHKVLLGIIDANFLMGSMNSVVGEKITRIIEESLDKELPLIIISGGGGGARMYEGMLSLMQMPKTSLALSRLEEAGQLYISVLTDPTYGGVSASFASLGDIIIAEADGKIGFTGPRVIKQTINKDLPDGFQTSDFQLEHGMVDKVVNRQEMKDILVRILDIHSLRGELDA encoded by the coding sequence ATGTTCAAGGATTGGTTTGGCGGTAAAAAATCTAAATATGTAACAGTTAAAAGACAGAAAGAAAAGGATAAAGATAAACAAGATAAGAAGGAAAAGGGAAAGATAACAGAAGAATTATGGACAAAATGTAAAGACTGTGGAGAGATTATATTTAATAAGAAGTTAGCTCAAAATTTAAAAGTTTGTTTAGAGTGTGGTTATCATTTTCGATTAAATGCTCAGGAACGATTAAATATGTTAGTTGATGAAGGTGAATTTAAAGAGCATAATAAGGATTTAAAAACAACAAATCCATTAGATTTTCCTAATTATGAAAAAAAGTTGGAAAAGTATCAAGAAAAAACTGGCTTAGATGAAGCTGCTGTAACGGGTGAAGCTAAAATAGGTGGTCATAAGGTATTATTAGGTATTATTGATGCTAACTTTTTAATGGGTAGTATGAATTCAGTTGTAGGTGAAAAAATTACTCGAATAATTGAGGAATCGCTAGATAAAGAGCTGCCTCTTATAATTATTTCTGGGGGCGGAGGCGGTGCCAGAATGTATGAGGGAATGTTATCATTGATGCAGATGCCTAAAACAAGCCTTGCTCTTTCTAGATTAGAGGAAGCGGGGCAATTATATATATCTGTCTTAACTGATCCAACTTATGGAGGAGTATCGGCTAGTTTTGCTTCCTTAGGTGATATAATCATTGCTGAGGCCGATGGAAAGATTGGTTTTACTGGACCCAGGGTTATTAAACAGACGATTAATAAGGATTTACCTGATGGTTTTCAGACTTCAGACTTTCAGTTAGAACATGGTATGGTAGATAAAGTAGTAAATCGACAGGAAATGAAGGATATATTGGTTAGAATTTTAGATATTCATAGTTTGCGAGGTGAGCTAGATGCCTAG
- a CDS encoding Rrf2 family transcriptional regulator: MRKLQLTQETDYAIRAVLFLAKKEGEIVEAQVISDDQTIPKRFLLKICRKLIKAGIIESYRGKHGGYKLAKKPEKITLKDVIETIEKDLVVNRCQLDTDACNRDATDHCVIHHIFNSISDVLAKEFSKYDFKTLAEMD; this comes from the coding sequence GTGAGAAAATTGCAATTAACCCAAGAAACAGATTATGCGATTAGAGCGGTGCTCTTTCTAGCAAAAAAAGAAGGGGAAATAGTAGAAGCTCAAGTTATATCCGATGACCAAACAATTCCTAAAAGATTTTTACTTAAAATTTGCAGAAAATTAATCAAAGCAGGAATTATAGAATCTTATCGTGGTAAACACGGCGGCTATAAGCTAGCTAAAAAACCAGAAAAAATCACCCTTAAAGATGTTATCGAAACTATAGAAAAAGATTTAGTAGTCAATCGATGTCAACTCGATACCGATGCTTGTAATCGCGATGCCACCGATCATTGTGTAATCCACCATATCTTTAACTCAATCAGTGATGTATTAGCTAAAGAATTTTCCAAATATGACTTTAAAACTTTGGCTGAAATGGATTAA
- the accA gene encoding acetyl-CoA carboxylase carboxyl transferase subunit alpha — translation MPSNNLEFEKPLLELEDKIKELKQFMQEKDIDLTDEIENLKNRAAKLKEEIYDELEPWQILKLARHANRPTTMDYIDLICDDFIELHGDRKFGDDQALIGGIGKIGSLPLTIIGHQKGKNTKDNLNRNFGMAHPEGYRKALRLMKQAEKFNRPILSLVNTPGAFPGIGAEERGQAEAIAYNMREMASLEVPIIVIITGEGGSGGAVGIGVGDKVMMMEYAYYSVCSPEACAAILWNDAAEAKTASKALKLTAEDLLELGIIDEIVAEPAGGAHKDFNESGKLLKEAVLDSLREIQQLSVKEMLDQRYNKFRRIGEYIEEGSNNE, via the coding sequence ATGCCTAGTAATAATTTAGAATTTGAAAAACCATTGTTGGAATTAGAAGATAAGATTAAAGAATTAAAGCAGTTTATGCAGGAAAAAGATATAGATTTAACTGATGAGATAGAAAATCTAAAAAATCGTGCAGCTAAATTAAAGGAAGAAATTTATGATGAATTGGAGCCATGGCAGATACTGAAGTTAGCTCGACATGCTAATCGTCCTACTACTATGGACTATATTGATTTGATTTGTGATGATTTTATCGAGTTACATGGCGATAGAAAATTTGGTGATGACCAGGCTTTAATAGGTGGTATAGGCAAGATAGGATCCTTACCTTTGACTATTATTGGTCATCAGAAAGGGAAAAATACTAAAGATAATCTCAATCGCAATTTTGGTATGGCCCATCCAGAAGGATATCGAAAAGCATTGCGGCTGATGAAACAGGCTGAAAAGTTTAATCGTCCTATTCTATCTTTAGTCAATACTCCAGGTGCATTTCCTGGAATTGGAGCTGAAGAGCGCGGTCAGGCTGAAGCTATAGCCTATAATATGAGAGAAATGGCTAGCCTAGAGGTGCCAATTATTGTAATTATCACGGGAGAAGGTGGTAGTGGTGGCGCCGTTGGTATTGGAGTTGGAGATAAGGTAATGATGATGGAATATGCATATTATTCCGTCTGTTCTCCTGAAGCTTGTGCTGCTATTCTTTGGAATGATGCGGCTGAAGCTAAAACAGCATCTAAAGCATTAAAGCTTACTGCTGAGGATTTATTGGAATTAGGGATTATAGATGAAATAGTTGCTGAACCAGCAGGTGGTGCTCATAAAGACTTTAATGAGAGTGGCAAATTGCTAAAAGAAGCTGTTTTAGATAGCTTACGGGAGATTCAACAGTTATCAGTTAAGGAAATGTTGGATCAAAGGTATAATAAATTTAGACGAATTGGGGAATATATAGAAGAAGGAAGTAATAATGAATAG
- the pfkA gene encoding 6-phosphofructokinase, with protein sequence MNKIGVLTSGGDAPGMNAAIRAVVRKSIYEGLEVIGIKRGYAGVIESDFRVMNRGSVADIIHRGGTTLHSARCEEFRTEEGRKKAIEQLKYGGIEGLIVIGGDGSFKGAQLLSEESDIKVVGVPATIDNDIACTDYSIGYDTALNTVLDAINKIRDTATSHERTFVVETMGRHSGFLTLMSGLAGGAESILVPEIDFSLEEVCEKLNHGYDRGKLHSIILVAEGIEQDFASNNDVNESQAFAIAEEISKRTGFETRVTILGHLQRGGIPTARDRILGSRLGASAVDLLSEGETNKMVGVIHDEVKSFPIEESLIKSKDLDKDIYKLANILSL encoded by the coding sequence ATGAATAAGATTGGTGTATTGACTAGCGGTGGTGATGCTCCAGGAATGAATGCTGCTATTAGAGCAGTAGTCAGAAAATCTATTTATGAAGGTCTTGAAGTAATAGGTATTAAGCGAGGGTATGCAGGTGTTATTGAAAGTGATTTTAGGGTGATGAACCGCGGTTCTGTAGCTGATATTATCCATCGTGGAGGAACTACTTTACATTCAGCTCGGTGTGAAGAATTTAGAACTGAAGAAGGACGTAAAAAAGCTATTGAACAATTAAAATATGGTGGTATTGAAGGATTAATAGTTATTGGAGGAGATGGTTCTTTTAAGGGGGCTCAATTACTTAGTGAAGAATCTGATATTAAGGTGGTTGGAGTACCTGCTACTATAGATAATGATATTGCTTGTACTGATTATTCTATTGGATATGATACAGCACTGAATACTGTTTTAGATGCTATTAATAAAATTAGAGATACAGCCACTTCTCATGAAAGAACCTTTGTAGTAGAGACTATGGGAAGACATTCTGGTTTTTTAACTTTAATGTCTGGGTTAGCTGGTGGAGCAGAATCAATTTTAGTACCAGAGATAGATTTTAGTCTTGAAGAGGTATGTGAAAAGTTGAATCATGGTTATGACCGTGGTAAATTACATAGTATCATTTTAGTTGCAGAAGGGATTGAGCAAGACTTTGCTTCAAATAATGATGTTAATGAAAGTCAAGCTTTTGCAATAGCAGAAGAAATTAGTAAAAGAACTGGCTTTGAGACGAGAGTTACTATATTAGGGCATCTACAACGCGGTGGAATTCCTACTGCTCGAGATAGAATTTTAGGCAGTCGTTTAGGTGCATCAGCTGTAGATTTGTTATCAGAAGGTGAAACTAATAAAATGGTAGGAGTTATTCATGATGAGGTTAAAAGCTTTCCAATTGAAGAATCTTTAATTAAATCTAAAGATCTAGATAAAGACATTTATAAATTAGCTAACATTTTATCATTGTAA